The nucleotide sequence CAACGGGCAGTGGTCAGGCCCTGCCGGCCGAGGGGAGGGCACCGTATGGCTGTCTGTAGTCTGTGCGGAGAGCAGGGCGGGGGTGGCCAGGCTGGCGGTCCCCCCCAGGCCCCTGCCCAAGCGTCCGTGCGCCCAGCTGGCCCTCAGGAGGCGAAGTAGGAACTCTGCATGGAGTAGAGCCGGTCGATGGGGTTCCCCACGCGGGCCTGCAGGGAGCCCACGTCTGAGGAGCCGAGGAAGCAGTCGCTGAGGCTGGTTAAGGAGGTATCGCTGTCGATGTCGTGGAAGATGGAGTCGTTCCCTGCGGGGGGCAGAAGGGGTGTCAGGACCGGGGTGCAGGCTGGGGCTCCTGGGGGCCCTGTTTGCCCTGTAGACTGTGTGACTGGAGGCCAGGGAGAGATAGGATGGCCTGCTGGCTAGTGCAGGCCAAGAGGGGCCGGGGCCCTTCCTGTCAGCAGGAGACAGGAGGACTGTGCTGGCCATGCTGCCTGAGCCCTGGGGCAGCAGGTGGCTGTTATGTCCCCAGGTCTGCCTGGCCTGGCAGAGGGCAGGGGCTGTGCTGGGGTGGGCGGGCGGAGGTAGGGCGGCTTACCATAGGGGTTCATGTGGTCACCTGGCATTTGGGGCGGCGTGAGGCCCTGCTGGAAAGGGTCGCTGCTACCGTAGGGGCTCTGCTCCATGGCCACGATCTGCTGCTGCGGTGGGGCCAGCGGCGTGTAGGAGGCCATCATGCCCTCCATGCGGCTGGACAGGACCTCTGGGGGCACAGTGAGCCTTCACCCACTGGCCTGGCCCACGCCCTCCCAGCTACACCCCATGGCCCGGCTTCACCGCAGCCTCCCCAGTCTGACCCCCTTCTGACTGCCCAGGCACCCCACTCTGGCTGAAGCTGTCCGGACACTGActccccatccccttccccagGTGCACATTCCAGCTCCTCCTCCAGACACAGTTTACCAAAAGCCAGaggcctcccctcccccctcttccttcctcccaccactTCGCCCCTCCAGGGGATCCAGGGAGGAGGCAGACCGCACACAGGCAATAGTGATTCTGCCCTGCATCTGGGAGCACCAAGGTCCCAGACCCAGGCCAAAGAGGCCctgggaagacttcctggaggaaagGGCCCTCACGCCGATGTGACTTTAAGAACTCGCAGGGGCTCGACAGGCCGGAGCAGGGGAGGCAAGCCAGGCTGAGGGGCGGCAAACGCATGGACGAGACAGACTGCTGGGTAAGTGAGGGTACAGCACGCGGGGCCAAGAGCCAGGGAGAGAGGTCGGTGTGGGGGGAGACCGGCCGAGAGGGACCACAGGTCATGGGGAGCCCTGGGGCGCCGAGCTGGGTGGGGGTCCCCGAGACCACTGGGAGCCGCGAGAGGGTTTGGTAGACAAGGGTGAGAAAGGCTGGAGGAGGAGATCCAGGCTGGGGCCAGTGGGGGAGGAAGTCAGAGGAAGGGTGGGATCTCTGTCAAGGTGGCTGTAGAAGAGACAGCTCCTAGGAGGGTGCGAGAGACATGAGAAGACTTCACTCCCCAACTGGGCACCTCAGCGGTTCAGCAGCATGGGATGAGAAAGGTCAGAGGTGACTCCTGGTTCCTGGCTCGACAGGGCGGATGGTGGTGCCATTTGCAGAGAAGGGTGGGGAGGAGCCGGGCATGTCATATGCATGTGGGCAGGATGGAGGGAGGCAGGATGGAGGGTACGGCATGGGCTGGGATGAGCTGGGGGGACTGTGGGACCTTCTCAGGGAGGCTGTGTCCAGGAAGTAGCTGGGAACACTGAGGGGTGAGACACAGTCCAGGACCTGGCTGGGAGACCAGAGGCAGTGACTGCAGCCCCAGGACGGGCAGAGGGGGAAGCGAGGAAGACGCAGGCGCTAAGGCTGTGTCCTTAGAAGCCCAGTCCAGCCTGGCCCCCGGTGCCCGAGTATCTGCCCATTGGTGCCCTGGCACCTGCCCAGAAGCCTCCCTCTCACCAGGGCGCAGGCAGCTGTCTCCCGGCCACTTCAGCAGCCCCAGGGAGCTCCCTGCTCCTCCCTCATGGCCTTGAAGGCCCAGGAGACCAACCCTGGCTCAAGAGTCTGATATGGAAACACGGTTTTTGGTAAAGCCCAGTGATGAGGGGGCCTGACTCATGCCCCTGAAACTGGTCCCTCCCAACTCAGCAGGCCCTTCACACCCTGACAAGCTTTGTCTGCAGAATTCCAGCAGGGGGGTAGTGCCATCCTGTTAAAGGTACAGGCTTTGAGCTCCAGGCTTGGGGCTGAGGTCCAACTTTGTGCCTTACTGGCTGAGGGATCCCAGGCagtccctcagtttcctcatctgtgaaatgggacatGGCGATACCCTTCCTTGCAGTGATCTGCAAGGACAGGGCGAGATGGGGTGTGCTGAAGGCCGAGACCCGTGTCTGCGCGCAGTGAGTGTGAGGAGACCGTTGCTGTTTTGACTGCAGAAATTCTGCCAACCCTCCAGGCCGCCACTCTGCCATCTCTCCTCCCTGGGTCCCCTAGTCCCCATGGCTTCTCTATTTCTCTGTATCTCGCAGAAGTCTCCTGCGATCTGATGGCCTTGGTGGAAGGCTTTTCAGAAGTTTTGTTAAAAGAAACATGCCAGGCCCCTTTGTCCCTAGCCCTGGCCCAGGcgcacccagccccagcccctgccccagctcACCCGggcccaggcccagccccagTCCCGGCCCTGGCTCACCCTGGCCCAGCCGCTGGGAGttctgctgctcctgctgctgctggtgcCGTCGCGCCAGCTTCTTCATCTGCAGGGATAGCGCGGTTCAGGCCGGTGCTGCCCCTCGCCTCCAGGCACAGCCAGCCCTATGCCCCCTGGACCACAGTCTTCTGGCTGCCCCCTCTACTCCCACCCTACCCGGggccagggcgggtggagggCGTGGCCTCTTACCTTTGCTCTTTGGTTCTGAAACCAGACCTGGACCACACGCACACTGAGGCCCGTCTCAGCTGCCAGCGTCTCTCGGACCTGGCCCAGAGAGAGGGGGATCAGGTCAGGCCATCCAGGGGCAGCAGCTGGGAGATGGCGGGTTTAGGGGGATGATGGGATGTGCAggggatggaggatggagggaTGTCCCTGCCCCCAGCAGGAGCAGGGGGTGGTCTCCAGAAAGGCAGTGGGTGTGCGGGCACCAGCCTCAGCCCTGCCCCCCGGCCGCCCCTCACCTTTCGGCAAGGCTTGGACGAGACCTCGAAGGAGGCCTTGAAGGCTCTTCGCTGCTGCGTGGTGAGGATGGTCCGGGGTCGCTTGGGCCTCCGCGGGTCCTTCCCGTCATCCCCGCTGCCCTTGCTCTGGCTGCCCTGCCCCTTGGCCGGCTTCATGTCCCCATCTTCATCCTCGCTCTTCACTGTGGGGGACACAACCCGGCCTGTGAGGAAGGGGCGGGGGCAGCCTGGGCCTCAGCCTTGTCCCCTTAGGCAACCTGCTGCTCAACAGGAGCCTGTCTCCTCTGTTGATACCtgccatggctccccagtgcccccAGGATAaggtctccttccctcccccgGCCCACAGGCCCTGCCTCACCTGGGCCCTCGTCTCCTGCCTGCTCTACCCTGCGAGTACACATGGTTATGCACATGGCTGTGTGGATACACACGAAAGTGTGCAAGCAAAGACATGCGCCGCAGATATTCACACAAGAGTGCTAGTGACCACAGCGTATGCACGCACACACTCACGATGCACACTCACCCGCTGGCACATGCACATGGGAGCACAAAGGCCTCGCGCATGCAACTCACAGGCGTATTCACACATACGGGCCCAGGCTCACAGGCAGGAACGTACAGGCCTGCACGCATctggacagacacacacagcGTGCGGAAGCATATGCACTTGGACCAGCGCTACagccacacccaccacacacacagggCACTTCCCTGCCCCAGGTTTGGGTCTCAGAAATGCCAGCAGCCCCAGATGGATGGCCAAGCCTCCCCAGCCACCACTGGGCCTCCCACTGCccccacccaggctggtctcctttCTTTAGTCCTGTTCTCCTTGGAGCGTGAGGAGGGTGATCTGCTCCCACTGAGACCCCCTCTGCTGGGCCTGGCCAGCCTCTGCTCTTCCTCAGGAGCCATGGGGCTGGCTGCAGCGGTGCCCTGCCCAGGGATGGGTAGGGACAGATGGTGCTGGGCTCACTGCCTCCACGCAGGCCCTGGCCATGGAAATCCCTTCCCATGTGGCAGATCCTGTTGCCAGAGGGCTCCAGGTTACCCATGGGGCCTGGCAGACCGGGACACCTCCTCTCCATGCCTCCTGTTCCAGTCCTTCCCCACTGCTCCCAGGAACAAGGGCCGAAGCCACCTCCTGGCCTTTCCCTCCTTAAGGCTCACTCCTGGTTGGGCTCGCCCTGTCTGCCAGGAGGGCTTCAAACTGGCCTTGTCCTTTTGGGGGCTAGAGCACAGTAGGGAGGGTCCTTCACCCTGGGAAATGGGGTCTTCTCCTCTAGCAGAGAGGACCCAGTCCCCTCCTCTCGGCTGGGAAACAGAGGCTGGCTCGGGGCTGTTTGCTTCCCACTGAAGGCTCCAGGGGGCTGAGAAGGGGAGGGCACAAGGGAGAGCACATCAGATCCCTGCCTCTCAGGCATCCCCAGCTTGTGGACCGGGTGCTGGTGAAGATCCCTGTGGAGCTGGGCTGCGGGTTGGAGGGGGGGCATCAAAGCAGAGACGGCAAGGGGAGTGGGCCAGAGAACAAGAGGTGTGTGTGCACACAAGCACAATCCACAGTACATGTGAGCATGTGGACAAACATGTATGTGCAGCCACGTGGATCGGTGTTCAGTGCACAAGTGTGCTGtgtcatgtgtgtatgtgtgtgtatgcttaagtgtgtatacttgtgtgtgtgtacctgGGTGTGGCTTTTGCATTCCCAGATAGGTGAACACATATCtccacatatatgtacatgtatccAGGCTCAGGGTAGGGGTATTCGGGCGTGCATTTTATGTGTGATGTGTACACGTGATcacacatgtgtttatgtgtatggaTGTGTAGGTCTCGGGGCAGTGAACCTGGGGGCATGCACGTTCATGTCATGTGCACGCAGGTGGACACATCGGTGCGCATGTGCATCTGGATATGCATGCGCCGTCTGTATGCAGCTCAAGTCCTGGAAGGAGGAGGTAGCTTCTCCAGCCGGGGCTCCCCTCCAGGACACCCCTGTGAGCCCCGTCCCCGAGGCCTGCCCCCAGCTCAGGCCAGGCCTCACCGGAGTCGGACTCGTCGGGGCTCACAGAGCTGAGCAGGTCCTTCTCCTTCTCGTAGTCACCCTTGCACAGTAGCTGGCCCTCCTTGAGCACGAACTCGTCGCCCTTGCGTAGCTGCCGCTCACACacgcagcagcagaagcagcccAGGTGGTACACGCACTCCAGCGCTCGCATCACAAACTCGGTAGGGGCGATCTTCTCCATGCAGCCGCTGCACTTGGCCGCGAAGAGCCTGCGGATGCACAAAGCGGGTGTGTTGGCTGCGCTCACAAGTCCCTCCCAGAGGCCACTCCCCTCGAGGGCCTCTCCCTCTTGCCGCCCTGACCCtcaggcccaggtgggagggagAGGCCTTCCTTGGGCACCGGGCCAGACAGCAGAAGGGCCCTGCAGCCCTATTCTGCCCACAGGCCCCCAGAGGCCCTGGGGTGGGCGTTGGCATCCTGCCTAGAGTCACCTGTCCCGGGCATGGCAGCTCAGGGCCCTTCCAGCTCAGAGACATGGTGGCCACTAGAGGGCAGTGTGCAGGCTCCACCCAAACTTTCCCTGGGGGCCAGGTCAGCCCCTGTCTGGAAAGGATCCTCTCTTCCTCAGCTCCCTGGTCTCCCTCTCCTCTGATCCTCCCTCACCAACACATCCAAGCAATTCCCTGCCCAACCCACTGCCCAGCCTGGgcccctcctctcctgcctgAGCAATTGCCTGGTCCCCTCTCTGGGCTCCTGGCCTCTTCAATCCTTCAAACCACAGCCCACACAGGGGTCGTCATACACACAGGAGCCGGGGgatctttctaaaatacaaatcgGATCAAGCTGCTTCCCTGCTCCAGACTCTTCCATGGCTCCCTAGTGCCCTTAGGAGACCATCTGAGCTCCTGAGGCTGGCACTCAAGGCCCTTCATCATCCTGCCTCTTCCCTCTCTACCCTCTGCTTCCCCAGGCTGCAGCCCCAAAGAACAGCCTGCAGTTTCTCCAGAGCACCATCATGGCAGCCTTTCAACACATCTTTCTCTGTCCTTTGGCTTGGCTAACACCTTCCCATCCCTCTGTCTCAGCTTATGCATCTCCATCACAAACAGATATTCACTGAGCACGTACACAGTGCCAGCCCTACCCTAAGCATCTTATGTGCAGAGAtgcatttaatccttgcaacaaccCTACAAGAAGAGAATGAACATTagccccattttagagatgaggaaattgaggtgcTAAGAGGCAGAGTCACTTGCTCAGAGTCACATGGGTAAATGCTGGAGGCAACTCCCAGGCTGGGCCTAATCCAGCTCCCGTATGACAATGTGGTCCCATCTCCCATCATCTCTGCAGACAAACGAGGGCGGCGGGGGCCGGAGGGGGTCTCTGGGCCCTGGCCAGCACTAGCGGGAGGGGCTAGGCAGCACGGCCCCTCCTCTGCTGTGTCTGCTGACCGCTCCTCCCGACACTCCTCCACCCTGTCACGTGTCCTGCTCTGTGGGAACTCAGCTCAACAACACTTTGATGGAAAAATTTATGAAGAATCAAATTATTGCTGCTGGGAGGGAATTAAAACCATTTTTCATTCCCGGCGTCCCCGGGCCACGTCTGCGGGCGCCACCTTGGGAGCGCTGTGCACATCCCATCTCTCTTTATGGCCCGCCATCACGGGCACAGA is from Macaca mulatta isolate MMU2019108-1 chromosome 15, T2T-MMU8v2.0, whole genome shotgun sequence and encodes:
- the LMX1B gene encoding LIM homeobox transcription factor 1-beta isoform X3, whose product is MDIATGPESLERCFPRGQTDCAKMLDGIKMEEHALRPGPATLGVLLGSDCPHPAVCEGCQRPISDRFLMRVNESSWHEECLQCAACQQALTTSCYFRDRKLYCKQDYQQLFAAKCSGCMEKIAPTEFVMRALECVYHLGCFCCCVCERQLRKGDEFVLKEGQLLCKGDYEKEKDLLSSVSPDESDSVKSEDEDGDMKPAKGQGSQSKGSGDDGKDPRRPKRPRTILTTQQRRAFKASFEVSSKPCRKVRETLAAETGLSVRVVQVWFQNQRAKMKKLARRHQQQQEQQNSQRLGQEVLSSRMEGMMASYTPLAPPQQQIVAMEQSPYGSSDPFQQGLTPPQMPGNDSIFHDIDSDTSLTSLSDCFLGSSDVGSLQARVGNPIDRLYSMQSSYFAS
- the LMX1B gene encoding LIM homeobox transcription factor 1-beta isoform X1, which produces MDIATGPESLERCFPRGQTDCAKMLDGIKMEEHALRPGPATLGVLLGSDCPHPAVCEGCQRPISDRFLMRVNESSWHEECLQCAACQQALTTSCYFRDRKLYCKQDYQQLFAAKCSGCMEKIAPTEFVMRALECVYHLGCFCCCVCERQLRKGDEFVLKEGQLLCKGDYEKEKDLLSSVSPDESDSVKSEDEDGDMKPAKGQGSQSKGSGDDGKDPRRPKRPRTILTTQQRRAFKASFEVSSKPCRKVRETLAAETGLSVRVVQVWFQNQRAKMKKLARRHQQQQEQQNSQRLGQEVLSSRMEGMMASYTPLAPPQQQIVAMEQSPYGSSDPFQQGLTPPQMPGDHMNPYGNDSIFHDIDSDTSLTSLSDCFLGSSDVGSLQARVGNPIDRLYSMQSSYFAS
- the LMX1B gene encoding LIM homeobox transcription factor 1-beta isoform X2, with product MDIATGPESLERCFPRGQTDCAKMLDGIKMEEHALRPGPATLGVLLGSDCPHPAVCEGCQRPISDRFLMRVNESSWHEECLQCAACQQALTTSCYFRDRKLYCKQDYQQLFAAKCSGCMEKIAPTEFVMRALECVYHLGCFCCCVCERQLRKGDEFVLKEGQLLCKGDYEKEKDLLSSVSPDESDSVKSEDEDGDMKPAKGQGSQSKGSGDDGKDPRRPKRPRTILTTQQRRAFKASFEVSSKPCRKVRETLAAETGLSVRVVQVWFQNQRAKMKKLARRHQQQQEQQNSQRLGQGEPGPGLGLGLEVLSSRMEGMMASYTPLAPPQQQIVAMEQSPYGSSDPFQQGLTPPQMPGNDSIFHDIDSDTSLTSLSDCFLGSSDVGSLQARVGNPIDRLYSMQSSYFAS